Within Cnuibacter physcomitrellae, the genomic segment AGGGTCCTCATGCCGACCTCATCCGTCTGCCGTTCACCGTGTAGTAGGCGCGACGCGCCAGGGCCATGAGCTCGGCCCGCCGGTCGCCGATCCAGACGTCGGATGCGCTGATCCTGTCGGGTGCGCTCTCGCGACACCAGTGGTGGTAGGCCTTCGCCTGGGCCGCCTGCTCGTTCGTCAGGGCGACGCTCCACTGACCCTGGTTGACCCGGAACCCGCCGAAGGTCTTGTCGACCGGGAGGTAGTCCCCGCGGAACAGCACCGCGGAGTAGGTCTTCTGGTCGATCAGGTAGGGGAATCGGGCATCCCAGCCGCCGGCCTCCTCGAGGACCGCTCGTCGCATCGTCACCGATCCCGGCTCGCCGAACACGTTGGTGCCGCGCCGGACGGTCTGCCGCACCGCCTCGACCCCGGGCTGCACACGCCGGGCCACGCCCTGGAGCCCGCGGTTGCGGATGGTGACGCGGCCGGCCGCGTCGAGGATGTCGCGGGGGCTCGAGACGAGCACCACGCTCGGGTGCTCGTCGAGCGCCTCCGTGTGCGCCCGCAGCGCGCCGGGATAGAGCACGTCGTCGCCGGGGAGGAGCTTCAGGAGCTCCCCGCTCGCGGCTGCGGACACCCGTCGCCAGTTGGCCTCCGCACCCCCGCCGGTCGGCGTGTCGAGCAGCGTGAACCGGGGGTCGCCGAGGTACCGCTCCAGGATGCGCCTCGTCGCGTCGGTGGACGAGTGGTCGGCCACGACGAGCTCGAAGTCGGGGTGGTCCTGGTCCAGGACGGACTCGACCGCGGCGGCGATGAACGCCTCGTTCTGGTAGGCCGGGATGACGACGGAGAGCTTGGGCATCAGGTCCGCCCCCTCTCCGGCTCCGTCTCGGTCGCCACCTCGCCCTGCCTGCGGAACGAGAAGCCGCGATGACCGAACCAGCTGATGAGGGTCGTGACGACGAGGATCGCCAGCTGGGCCACGATCCGGTTCCAGCCGAGGTTCACCAGGATGGGCAGGATCACGGCGTTGATCCCGATCGCGACGAGGTACACGCTCTCGAAGCGCGCCAGGTCGCGGAGGACGTGACCTCGCACCCGGAACACGAACGTGCGGTACATGACGAACGCGAACAGCACGCTGATCACGTGCGCGGCGAGCAGCACGGCGAGCGAGCCGATTGTCTCGCCCGCCGCGGCGTCGACCCACACCCCGAGGGTGAGGTCGAAGGCGATGAAGACCAGGAAGCCGAAGCCGGTGTTCGTCGCCCCCACCAGCAGGAAGGCGATGCGCTGGTCGCGGACGAGCCTGAGGAGGAGGCCCGGCCGCTCCGCCGGGGTCTCGTCTGGCCGCATCACGACGCTCACTCTATAGAGCGCAGGTGCCCGCGTCCGGAACCTCCAGGACACGCCCGCTACAATCGACGGGTCATCGAGCGAGGAGTACTCACCCCATGAAGAAGATCCTGGTCACCGGCGGCGCCGGGTTCATCGGCTCCAACTTCGTGCGTCGCACGTTGGAGGACGCCTACCCGGGCCTCGAGGGCGCGGAGGTCGTGGTGCTCGACGCACTGACGTACTCCGGCAACCTCGACAACCTGCTCCCGGTGTCCGACTCGCCGCGGCTCACGTTCGTCAAGGGCGACATCCGCGACGGACAGCTGCTCGACGACCTCTTCCCCGGCCTCGACGCCGTGGTGCACTTCGCCGCCGAGTCGCACGTCGACCGGTCGGTGCGCGACGCGTCGATCTTCGTCGAGACCAACGTGCTCGGCACACAGCAGCTCCTCGACGCGGCGCTCCGCAACGACCTGCCCCGCTTCGTGCACGTGTCCACCGACGAGGTGTACGGATCCATCGCCGAGGGCTCGTGGGCCGAGGACCGCCCGCTCGAGCCGAACTCGCCGTACTCCGCGTCGAAGGCCGGCAGCGACCTGCTCGCCCGCTCCTACTTCCGCACGCACGGCCTCAACCTGTCGATCACGCGCTGCTCGAACAACTACGGCCCGTACCACTTCCCCGAGAAGGTCATCCCGCTGTTCGTGACCAACCTCATCGACGACAAGCACGTGCCGCTGTACGGCGAGGGCAACAACATCCGCGACTGGCT encodes:
- a CDS encoding glycosyltransferase family 2 protein; amino-acid sequence: MPKLSVVIPAYQNEAFIAAAVESVLDQDHPDFELVVADHSSTDATRRILERYLGDPRFTLLDTPTGGGAEANWRRVSAAASGELLKLLPGDDVLYPGALRAHTEALDEHPSVVLVSSPRDILDAAGRVTIRNRGLQGVARRVQPGVEAVRQTVRRGTNVFGEPGSVTMRRAVLEEAGGWDARFPYLIDQKTYSAVLFRGDYLPVDKTFGGFRVNQGQWSVALTNEQAAQAKAYHHWCRESAPDRISASDVWIGDRRAELMALARRAYYTVNGRRMRSA
- a CDS encoding GtrA family protein; amino-acid sequence: MRPDETPAERPGLLLRLVRDQRIAFLLVGATNTGFGFLVFIAFDLTLGVWVDAAAGETIGSLAVLLAAHVISVLFAFVMYRTFVFRVRGHVLRDLARFESVYLVAIGINAVILPILVNLGWNRIVAQLAILVVTTLISWFGHRGFSFRRQGEVATETEPERGRT
- the rfbB gene encoding dTDP-glucose 4,6-dehydratase produces the protein MKKILVTGGAGFIGSNFVRRTLEDAYPGLEGAEVVVLDALTYSGNLDNLLPVSDSPRLTFVKGDIRDGQLLDDLFPGLDAVVHFAAESHVDRSVRDASIFVETNVLGTQQLLDAALRNDLPRFVHVSTDEVYGSIAEGSWAEDRPLEPNSPYSASKAGSDLLARSYFRTHGLNLSITRCSNNYGPYHFPEKVIPLFVTNLIDDKHVPLYGEGNNIRDWLHVDDHTRGIAMVLTRGRAGEIYNIGGGTELTNKELTQLLLDATGKDWSYVDRVADRLGHDLRYSVDISKIQAELGYEPLVPFEQGLADVVQWYRDNRAWWEPLKARAALV